In Mustela erminea isolate mMusErm1 chromosome 7, mMusErm1.Pri, whole genome shotgun sequence, the genomic stretch TGCCGGCTGTGAAGCTCCTGCAGGCGCAGCAGCAGCACCTCCAAGTTCTCCCCAGTTGCGGCCGACAGGGCGATGACGTTCGGGCCCAGGCGGGCGCGCAGCTGGGGCAGAGCTGCTCGGGCCTGCGGGAGGTCGATCTTATTTGCCACGACCACATGCGGTCGCTCGGACAGGCCAACTTCATGCTTCTCCAGCTCGAACTTCAGGTCCTCCACCTGCGTCCACGGCTCCGGCTCCGACAGATCCACGATGAACAGGAGGAATCGGCAGCGCTCGATGTGCCTGAGGAAGGTGCTCCCCAGGCCCCGGTTCTGGTGCGCGCCCCGGATGAGGCCTGGGATGTCGGCCACTGCAGGGCACACAGAACAGAGGGGCTGCGGGGACAGGCCCGGCTCCCTGTGGGCCCCGCGCGCCACGCCTTGAAGGGGATGCCGTCAGGCCACCCACCGCCTCGGGCACTTGTGCTCTCAGCTCTGCAGGGGCGCCGACGGGTGTGGGGGACAGGCCGGCCGGCTTCACATGGACTACTTAACACGGGCCAGCCTCTGGCTTTAGAAATGATTCAGAAAAGGGGGAAATGCTTCCTGTAAACTTAAGAACCGGATTCCTGGTGGCGAGTCAGAGCACTCTGCCAATCTAAGGCGCCGTACGAGCAGCTTGAGCGGCAGCTTACTATTTTTAATGGGTACATTATCTTCTGGGAAAAAGTTTTCCTGTCTCAAAATGGTACAGGGAAGCTTTTTGAGTCACATGTCGTCTCCACAACAGAGGCTGGGAGACGGAGACCAGAGGAGGCGGGACTTCCTCCGGTTTGAAAGTGACACACGGGATCCTGACCCCAGCCAGCAGAGGGCTGGGGGTCGGGGGTTTGCCAGAACTCCCAGTGCTGAAACGAGGAGAGACAGCGCTCCATCTGGGGTGAGAAGCTCTGAATTACATAATTCGTGCTCGGACGCCATCTCAGGCCACCTTCAGGCAGCATCCTGGAGCTCTACCTGCTATCTGCTGGTGGTCCTCACAGTGAACAATCCCAACGTGGGGCTTTAATGTGGTGAACGGGTAGGAAGCCACAGCGGGTCTCGCGTTCGAAATGGCCCGGAGAAGGGAGGACTTCCCAGCATTGGGGAACCCAACCTGGAGCAAAGGCAAACCCACCTTGTCACCTCAGGGCGCCCGTGCCTGGCCGAGGTCAGGGAGCAGGGACACGTCAGAGTGTGGGCTCCTGAGTGCGCACACAGGGCCTCCCTGGGAGGGGCGGTGCCACCAGGCTGCCGCTCACGTCCAGGCTGGAGGCACGTGCTGGCACCAGGGCCGGactttctcttgctctgttcAGAAATGCCACCTCCGCCCCCCTCCAGATGATACCCACCATTCCAGCATGGGCCATCGTCTTGAGCTCCAGGAAGAGGATGCGTTCTTGACCGGGCTGTCCAGGGGTGCAAGTCACAGGTGCGCGGTTCTCATTGGCCAGGAAAAAGCGGTTACCTTTTCCTCCTGCCCCGCCCCGAGCAGCAACGTACTCGTCACCGGGGCACGACAGCTCAGCCACCACTTCGTTTCCCTCCTTCACTAACGTGCCCACTGGGACCTGAAAATGAAGTGCTTATAGGAGAGCAAACTCGTGGGGCAGAGCGCTCCGAGTGCCTGTGTCCACGTTTGGAAGAAGGGCGCGTGGCAGAGGGGCGGGGGCGCCACTAGGTGCCCACTTCGCAGAGCTCTGAAGCACCAGGAAAAGGTCCCAGCCTTCAAAGGGACTTTATGAGGCTGTGACACCCCCTGCAGATGGCATAAATGgctttttgaaatagtgtttctCAAACACTAGGGTGGATGGGAGCATTCGAAAAACACTTGGATAATCCGAGAGGAGCCAAGTCTCCACTCCCAGAGATGTCCTGGGAGGGTAAGGATAGACTACCAGTGGGCCCCTGGGGTCTTGCCTTTAATACTATAATTTCATGGTTTTTGAACAGGTCATACATGCACATGGGATAAAGCGAGCACCAAGCGTCACCCCAGGGCTTTGCTTCTCGGACGGCAGCTGCATGGCCAAGACAGGGGGGCCCTGGGAAGCAGGCGGGGTGGGCTCTGCAGCCTTCGGCTCACCGGCACATAGAGGAGAGCGCCGCTGCGCCCGAAGCAGTTCTTCCTGCCGCCGGACTCTCCGTGGAAACCCTGGTACCGAGACAGCACTGGGGACAGCGACTTGACTTGCCGGTCAGCTGTGAGACAGAGCAAGGACCTTCACGTTCCTTGGGTTAAAAGCACAACCATCTGTACACTATCTGTCTAAGGATACAGGGAACGCACAGGGAACCATGGCGTGAAGTCACGGCACAAGTGACCCAACTggcaatgtgattttttttttagaaagcaaaagttctcattttaagaaaacacCATTTCGGAAACAGTCAGACTTAGCCACGATGCCTTCATCAGTTTCCGGGAACGAGCGGTGGGTAAGCCGGCAGACACAACAGCCGTACTCTAGCGTGCCGTGACCGCTGACTACGTCTGCCGGCTTACCCACCGCTTGTTCCCGAAGTGTTCCATGTAATCACAGCCTCCCAGCGCATCTGGGGCGAGTAACACGGACCCTGCTCTTTGCCTTCCGGCCAAGCGCCAGAGGCCTGGAGCGTACGTGAGCTTTGCGTTCCTGAAATTTAACATCACCCGCCACTGAAATTGGTTTAAGGAACTTTAAAATGTGAACATCATATAATGTAATCAAAATGAGGTCCATCCACCGATTCTGGAATTCAAATCCGCATGAGGGTGACGAGGAGGGAAGGCCCCGCCCCAGAGGTGAGCAGGCGCAGGGCTCCTCCCCAATCGTCCTCCCGGCACGTGCCTCTCAGGACGACGTGGCCGCCGTTGCCTCCGTCGCCGCCATCCGGGCCTCCGAACTCCTTCCGGGGCTCGCTGTGGAAGCAGCTCACCCCGTCGCCGCCACGGCCCCCGCAGACGAGCACTCGGCGGTGGTCCACGAAGTGTCTCTTCTGCAGGGAGCACAGCGAGCCCGGTCACTACCCACGCTGCAATCCTTTCAGGGACCGAGCAGCGTGCGAAATGGACCTTTTCTATCTGTGACAggttttaaaatgagaagttaaTGATACTAAATTGCTAATTTCGCCTACGATGCAAGTGTGAGAAAGTTCCCGCAAGTCACTACTGTTTGTGGGCAAATGTCGGTCAACCGTGCTGGAAGTGAAAACTGGTCAAAAGGTAGGAAAGGCTGGCTGAGGAAATCAGGAGCTATTAGGAAATCCTCCTTAAATAAAGCATCTTTCCGTCTTTCCTCAAATAGTCACTGAACAAAAACGTTACGGAAACACCAGGTTTTTGCTCCTGGGAAGATGCAATAATGAACGGGAGTCCTGGGGGGCAAGCGGGCTTCCGACTCAGGAGCTGGCTGCAGAGCTGTGCTCACGGCAGCGGGGCACACAGAACTGCTCTCGGAGCAAGCTTTTCTCTGGGCCCCTCAGGGAGGCACCCTCTAGCTACAGAATGAGGACTGACGAACTGGgttcacatttaaaaaacatgagCTCATCCTAAGAGAAGGTCAGCTCTCCGAGGCGCCTGGGTTCCAGGGGCCAGGCTGTGACCGCTAGCGAGCCCACCCACTGGCTGCACGCGTGGGCACGGACAGCCCCTCTGCCAGGACCCGGCACATCGGCATTTCTAACCACTACTCTAtaagcagatttaaaaaaaaaatacgcaaGTATTTTAAGATTCTCTGGCACCACCACATGGAAAAAACACGAATTACTATTTCAAAAACTCAATGTCTAATTTTGTTATATGCCAACATCATCAACATCAACCTGATGGGAAAAAAGCACAACTGGTGAGCATTTTAGGGGACGAAAAGCTTGGATGGAATTTTTACCATCTGGGGAAGAGACGAGGCCCCTAAGGAACACTGAGCCACATGGCCGGCAAACACGGCTGCCGCGAGCAGGGAGGTGCCTGTGGGGAGGCGCTGTTTGCCCTGATAATGTTTAGCggagcccctcccccattcaggAGAAAGTGAAGGGTTGTAAACActtattttcttgaatttaagCAAAGATCATTCATGTTTTCAATACAAGGTTGTGATAAACAACAAACCAGGTAAGGCTTAAAGGACTATGAAACCAAAGGCctagccctcccccacccagatcttttaaattaaaaaatggccGCACGTCCTTAAGAATGTACCTAGCACCCAAGTCAGACACGCAGGCGAGTGCTGAAGAAGCGTGCATGCGCCCATCCCAGCGGAAGGGACGGAACATGGCTGAAGCTTCTGGAGCCCCTGGTACCCTCCCTGGTCTTCGCAGGGTTCACGAGAACTGGGGGCTCGGGGCACAGAGGCTCTCGTCCCACTCCCGCATGTTCGGGAAGTTCGGGAAGCTACACGCGTCCCCTCCATCACACGCTCAGAAGGAACAGGATGCCGAGAACTCAAAACAATGCCCTGTGCCTTCTCAGGGGGAATGCTGCAGATGTCCTTCAAGGTCAGAAGCCTCACCAGTTTTTTCTCGGAGAGCAGTTTCTTCCTGGGGGGCTCCTGGTGCTTGGCGTGGTCCCCACAGCTGTCTGAGAGCAGCCTGGGCGAAGGGGGCCACCGCCGGACCTGAGTCCAGCGCCCCACGCCCCCAGGCACAGTCCTCGGTCCTAGTGAGAGAA encodes the following:
- the MTG2 gene encoding mitochondrial ribosome-associated GTPase 2, with protein sequence MVPSRLLSLGPRTVPGGVGRWTQVRRWPPSPRLLSDSCGDHAKHQEPPRKKLLSEKKLKRHFVDHRRVLVCGGRGGDGVSCFHSEPRKEFGGPDGGDGGNGGHVVLRADRQVKSLSPVLSRYQGFHGESGGRKNCFGRSGALLYVPVPVGTLVKEGNEVVAELSCPGDEYVAARGGAGGKGNRFFLANENRAPVTCTPGQPGQERILFLELKTMAHAGMVGFPNAGKSSLLRAISNARPAVASYPFTTLKPHVGIVHCEDHQQIAVADIPGLIRGAHQNRGLGSTFLRHIERCRFLLFIVDLSEPEPWTQVEDLKFELEKHEVGLSERPHVVVANKIDLPQARAALPQLRARLGPNVIALSAATGENLEVLLLRLQELHSRHVGAELRW